A region of Leishmania mexicana MHOM/GT/2001/U1103 complete genome, chromosome 8 DNA encodes the following proteins:
- a CDS encoding putative actin-like protein, producing MEATYIVDCGHHTLKYAGLSKWNRKTVEVLVKERRSECNAYVTDDERLRQCVPQLLSGELRADEELTLILLLDTFHSQKSKAALLYSCFEQFGCKKVCLHYTASAGLYAAGETSGLVVDLGYAGVQLTSVQQGTVQTSMSTRLSSVGTRSVDGELHRLLRGDMTEATLHLVKTHCCSLMERDELVPELTLPDGSVFPYDDRTRSELHRATSALLYSTTSSVPDTLRTIYQKHSICFPDSTSWVQLGGGSLISGVNEVLTTAMTHPLFRPAHQQLHLKDVTHAPVSGGIILSQLNVFKSMCIGVSDYEEYGPDGCLRMQVVDAR from the coding sequence ATGGAGGCGACATACATTGTCGATTGCGGGCATCACACCCTCAAGTACGCCGGGCTCTCGAAGTGGAACCGTAAGACCGTCGAAGTACTCGTCAAAGAGCGCCGAAGTGAGTGCAACGCGTATGTGACCGATGACGAGCGGCTTCGACAATGCGTACCTCAGCTGCTCTCCGGAGAATTGCGCGCTGACGAGGAGCTGACGCTCATACTACTGCTGGACACCTTCCACTCGCAAAAATCaaaggcagcgctgctgtacTCGTGCTTCGAGCAGTTTGGGTGCAAGAAGGTGTGCCTTCACTACACCGCATCTGCAGGACTCTACGCAGCGGGTGAAACCTCTGGGCTAGTGGTGGACCTAGGCTATGCCGGAGTTCAGCTCACTTCGGTGCAGCAGGGTACTGTGCAAACGTCCATGTCGACGCGACTCTCTTCTGTCGGGACTCGAAGCGTCGACGGCGAGCTGCAcaggctgctgcgcggcgacaTGACGGAGGCGACACTTCACCTTGTCAAGACGCACTGTTGCTCACTAATGGAGCGGGATGAGCTGGTACCGGAGCTGACGCTACCGGACGGCTCCGTGTTCCCATACGACGATCGGACGAGGAGTGAGCTCCACAGGGCCACCAGCGCGCTCCTTTACTCCACGACTTCTTCCGTTCCGGACACTTTGCGCACAATTTACCAGAAGCACTCGATTTGCTTCCCCGACTCCACCTCGTGGGTGCAGCTGGGCGGTGGATCACTGATCAGCGGGGTGAATGAGGTGCTCACAACAGCAATGACCCACCCCCTTTTCCGGCccgcgcatcagcagcttCACTTGAAGGACGTCACGCATGCCCCAgtcagcggcggcatcatcTTATCGCAGCTGAACGTCTTCAAGAGCATGTGCATTGGCGTCAGCGACTACGAGGAATACGGTCCTGACGGATGTCTCCGCATGCAGGTCGTGGACGCCCGGTGA
- a CDS encoding putative protein kinase, whose translation MSLRSAMHASDVDDVGRALQSTQRSIVPISRLTNEMSEVRDMSEGSFGVVKCYRHDFDKLEYAVKQTKRPICGESNLQQQLQEIYALSSFPHRHIVRYFDGWVEDRTVFVRLEKLDDCVASLPPPVSESVLTAMLHQTSTALYELHSHDVVHMDVKPENILRRQLDADTFIFKLCDFGLARPLNGKDTVTGEHFLGLNDDDGDRRYMSPELLKNLHDVVGPPADVYALGKSCEMMMTATEDPANTSVRHLESYSPGFIALIESMLREDPASRPSAFQVAQATLPERLLNDRRLLELQRRIDAIRCEISELDASENDVVSSPHS comes from the coding sequence ATGTCCCTTCGGTCAGCAATGCACGCGAGTGATGTGGACGATGTAGGACGGGCGCTACAAAGCACACAACGCTCCATTGTACCTATCAGTCGCCTGACAAATGAAATGAGCGAAGTGCGCGACATGTCGGAGGGCTCGTTCGGTGTGGTGAAGTGTTACCGTCACGACTTCGACAAGCTCGAATACGCCGTGAAGCAGACAAAACGCCCCATCTGCGGCGAGTCGaaccttcagcagcagctgcaagAGATTTATGCGCTGAGCTCCTTTCCACACCGCCACATCGTCCGGTACTTTGATGGGTGGGTCGAGGACCGCACCGTATTTGTGCGACTCGAAAAGCTTGATGACTGCGTggcatcgctgccgcctccggtGAGTGAGAGTGTGCTTACCGCGATGCTCCATCAGACATCTACAGCTCTCTACGAGCTGCACTCCCACGACGTTGTACACATGGATGTGAAACCGGAGAACATCTTGAGACGTCAGCTCGACGCTGACACGTTCATCTTTAAGCTCTGCGATTTTGGTCTGGCGCGTCCCCTCAACGGCAAGGACACGGTGACGGGGGAACACTTTCTCGGACTCAACGATGACGATGGTGATCGGCGATACATGAGCCCTGAGCTCCTGAAAAACCTGCACGATGTCGTTGGACCACCTGCTGACGTGTACGCCCTCGGAAAAAGCTGCGAGATGATGATGACCGCCACGGAGGACCCTGCGAATACCAGTGTCAGGCATCTCGAGAGCTACTCACCAGGATTCATCGCGCTGATTGAGTCGATGCTGCGCGAAGATCCTGCTAGCCGCCCCAGCGCCTTTCAGGTTGCACAAGCGACGTTGCCAGAGAGGCTCCTGAACGACAGACGACTGCtagagctgcagcgccgaaTTGACGCCATTCGCTGCGAAATTTCTGAACTGGATGCATCTGAAAATGACGTCGTTTCATCTCCGCACAGTTGA
- a CDS encoding putative protein kinase: MSGEAAAAEQRMRDYEVFEHLGSGATSDVYRVVNKTNNRTYVLKKMSLANMSDEEQLRAKQEIIVMDNVDHPNIVKFRESFMDPADNSVDIIMEYCEFGTLEDLIERQRYEGSPFPTDVLLEWMAELLCGLSHIHTNRILHRDLKTSNIFVTSKNHLKLGDFGVCTILSNPNAKAESMIGTPLYFAPEVCNSEPHDERSDVWSLGVVFYEMCTLRRPFEADNLFTLIQLILESDIEPFGNGVDSSLEGLVRQMLDRDPSRRPTAQELIDVHLEVPVSHPSHPSQKPSRGRLLQQFSGPELQYTKKWPPPEGTVSAPPKNGKTRATGEWIHTGSALDVFLELQRTLHRIPAAAKAKDGAAFTSTSPSAPGAALKVSSAVAKSKPEKSAKKSTGAKGTAGTTAASSPLPRTKAIEHAAAQKEDSALGTSLLSFTMRELQLDVQRRRTSMFGEEKSLNSDDIPLVIEVQGESFSEPTATKDTISFLADIAAVIDRHTANGGQIALEALDGAACLLSEYKHLKYAR; encoded by the coding sequence ATGTCAGGggaggctgcagcggcggagcagcgcatgCGAGACTATGAGGTGTTCGAGCATCTCGGCTCCGGGGCAACAAGCGACGTGTACCGCGTGGTGAACAAGACGAACAACCGCACCTATGTCCTGAAAAAAATGTCGCTCGCGAACATgagcgacgaggagcagctgcgggccAAGCAGGAGATTATCGTGATGGACAACGTAGACCACCCGAACATCGTCAAGTTCCGGGAGAGCTTCATGGACCCGGCCGACAACTCCGTCGACATCATTATGGAGTACTGCGAGTTCGGCACCCTCGAGGATCTCATTGAGCGACAGCGCTACGAGGGGAGCCCCTTTCCAACCGATGTGCTGCTGGAGTGGATGGCGGAACTGCTATGCGGACTGTCCCACATCCACACTAACCGAATCCTTCACCGCGACCTCAAGACGAGCAACATCTTTGTAACGTCCAAGAATCATTTGAAGCTTGGTGACTTTGGCGTCTGCACGATCCTGTCGAACCCAAACGCCAAGGCGGAGAGCATGATCGGTACCCCTCTCTATTTCGCCCCGGAGGTGTGCAACAGTGAACCCCACGATGAGAGGAGCGACGTGTGGAGTCTCGGCGTCGTCTTTTACGAGATGTGCACCCTGCGCCGTCCTTTTGAAGCGGACAACCTATTCACACTCATCCAGCTCATCCTTGAGTCGGACATCGAGCCATTTGGCAATGGCGTGGATAGCTCGCTGGAGGGGCTCGTGCGGCAGATGCTGGACAGGGATCCGAGTCGGCGTCCAACAGCGCAGGAGCTCATTGATGTGCATCTAGAAGTCCCTGTGAGCCATCCATCGCACCCGTCGCAGAAGCCGTCCAGAGGCCGTCTTCTTCAACAGTTCAGCGGCCCAGAGCTGCAGTACACGAAAAAGTGGCCACCCCCAGAGGGCACCGTGAGCGCTCCCCCGAAGAATGGCAAGACACGCGCGACAGGCGAATGGATTCACACTGGCAGTGCGCTGGACGTTTTTttggagctgcagcgcacttTGCACCGTATTCCAGCCGCTGCCAAAGCCAAGGACGGCGCTGCCTTCACTTCCACGTCACCGTCTGCGCCTGGCGCCGCACTCAAAGTATCCTCTGCCGTTGCAAAGTCGAAGCCGGAGAAGTCAGCCAAGAAATCGACGGGCGCTAAGGGTACTGCGGGCACTACCGCCGCTTCTAGCCCGCTCCCCCGAACGAAGGCCATAGAgcacgccgcggcgcagaaAGAAGATTCTGCCTTGGGTACTTCACTGCTCAGCTTTACAAtgcgggagctgcagctcgacgtgcagcgacgccgcacaTCCATGTTTGGGGAGGAGAAGTCGCTCAACAGCGACGACATACCTCTCGTGATCGAGGTGCAGGGGGAATCTTTCTCGGAGCCGACAGCAACGAAAGACACTATTTCGTTTCTTGCTGACATCGCTGCTGTCATTGATCGACACACAGCGAACGGCGGGCAGATTGCCTTGGAGGCTTTAGACGGGGCTGCTTGCCTCCTTTCCGAATACAAGCACCTCAAGTACGCGCGATGA
- a CDS encoding mitochondrial carrier protein-like protein: MSGSTSPTTSAAQHGALQFSLEELAAGGIAGFAEHFVMFPCDTIKTRMQGGGARSICHVVRHLWNHERLTHLYRGCVPVLVSAIPAHGAYFSVYEALKRLFGDDTNMGIAAAASFSTVAHDTVSTPFDVIKQRMQMDKHRCFSSSVECARRIVRTEGVGALFASLPTTVIMNIPHFSAYWLAYEGFLASRGHGNVRNREDEMTVDYMAAGFVAGACAAVVSFPFDTVKTHLQLGHGMGFRHTLSELIQLRGVRGVYSGVVPRILYTAPSGAIMMVTYETVKSALASHKSLL; this comes from the coding sequence ATGTCTGGCAGCACCTcacccaccacctccgcggcCCAGCATGGCGCGCTTCAATTCTCATTGGAGGAGCTGGCTGCAGGCGGTATTGCTGGCTTCGCGGAGCACTTTGTAATGTTTCCCTGCGACACGATCAAGACGCGCATGCagggcgggggtgcgcgAAGTATCTGCCACGTTGTGAGACACTTGTGGAACCACGAGCGGCTAACACACCTCTATCGCGGATGCGTGCCGGTGCTCGTGTCAGCGATTCCAGCGCATGGTGCGTACTTCAGCGTGTACGAGGCCCTCAAGCGCCTCTTTGGCGACGACACCAACATGggcatcgctgctgcggcttcgtTTTCCACTGTCGCCCACGACACGGTATCTACGCCGTTCGACGTGATTAAGCAACGGATGCAAATGGACAAGCACCGCTGCTTTAGTAGCTCGGTAGAGTGTGCCAGGCGAATTGTGCGAACCGAAGGCGTCGGGGCCCTTTTCGCTTCGTTGCCGACGACGGTGATAATGAATATTCCTCATTTCTCGGCCTACTGGCTCGCCTACGAGGGTTTCCTTGCGTCTCGCGGGCATGGCAACGTGCGCAACCGCGAAGACGAGATGACGGTAGACTACATGGCCGCTGGCTTTGTGGcaggcgcgtgcgcggcggtTGTCTCATTCCCCTTTGACACGGTCAAAACACATCTTCAGCTCGGTCACGGGATGGGCTTCCGTCACACTCTGAGTGAGTTGATCCAGCTACGAGGAGTGCGCGGCGTCTATTCTGGTGTTGTACCGCGCATCCTCTACACAGCTCCCTCTGGCGCCATCATGATGGTGACGTACGAAACCGTGAAGAGCGCGCTAGCATCCCACAAGAGTCTCTTGTGA